A window from Pleuronectes platessa chromosome 6, fPlePla1.1, whole genome shotgun sequence encodes these proteins:
- the si:ch211-163l21.11 gene encoding inositol 1,4,5-triphosphate receptor associated 2, with translation MSEKDLESAFSQISLAFCCDQYTLKQRLQAEEHARNMAEENIQLELTRGRETLETLKGLCLDSKRSQILQKLELSLDILGGTVERISNTAEVLGAVHQEARVSRAVELMVAHVENLRRRHDRNAAEMEETKKMIQQQNSCRNLIDPRASPGFSFTSVRLFV, from the exons tcgGCCTTCTCTCAGATCAGTCTGGCTTTCTGCTGTGATCAGTACACCCTGAAGCAGCGGCTGCAGGCGGAGGAGCACGCCCGCAACATGGCCGAGGAGAACATTCAGCTGGAGCTGACCAGAGGCAGAGAGACCCTGGAG acacTGAAGGGCCTGTGTCTGGACAGTAAGCGCAGTCAGATCCTGCAGAAGCTGGAGCTCTCTCTGGACATCCTTGGTGGGACGGTGGAACGCATCTCCAACACGGCCGAGGTCCTCGGGGCCGTGCACCAG GAGGCTCGAGTGAGTCGGGCAGTGGAGCTCATGGTGGCTCATGTGGAGAATCTGAGGAGGCGACATGACAGAAACGCAGCCGAGATGGAAGAGACCAAGAAGATGATCCAGCAGCAAAACTCCTGCAGAAACCTCATCGACCCCAGAGCCTCACCAGGTTTCTCCTTTACTTCAGTCCGTCTGTTTGTCTGA
- the inavaa gene encoding innate immunity activator protein translates to MTAIESKEEISDTDSGIILHSGPDSPTSLVKDPTTHTRALKLKHQSLEERLELCLLELRTLCRREAELTGSLPSDYPLMPDEKLPRIRRRIGASFRLDEGLIHLDKQDSELHSLETDLALQQQIYEAARKLSLEEKLSKPQKKSRLQQCKREEKKVKDLQEAVIQSRIKSECNSPCISIATSQNKDVCMSDDSSLSDVVALDEDLDSSSSISPPVLGTSYPDPLHLSAKPLQSSGQLSVEYERSPIQNSPWKETSLDQPYQKMTQAQSTCSSRSSSPAPPPVSTESCRIPLSQFIKNSALRHNNSTSAPSTPELHIRRQYTQSFRLAKNKPPAVPERLSSNSRGRAKLPQLRCLADLMVRSPEYSPLRLCQSSSEDSSSEHSSSSYISSPGMEGPTEMPKLCPPPYGFHFGAQKKGPSGFPGSHKNNTQSPPGTSFVKAMAEDGPLSPQDLAIGKCFFSTPPVARRPLQRQCQDGASSPRRILKPPPPYTRLVRAPSLKEYPNHAIRLMPREIVSEELRSWHQRNQLQKLWPDSLDQQSSTLPHLHPFKQGSGNVILQRAADGTPLQWFVAEDAEIVSQV, encoded by the exons gtccAGACAGCCCCACGTCCCTGGTGAAGGACCCGACCACTCACACCAGAGCCCTGAAGCTGAAGCACCAGTCTCTGGAGGAGCGTCTGGAGCTATGCCTGCTGGAGCTGAGGACGCTCTGCAGAAGAGAGGCA gaGCTGACTGGTTCACTTCCCTCTGACTATCCTCTGATGCCAGATGAAAAGCTCCCTCGGATCCGAAGGAGGATTGGAGCTTCCTTCAGGCTGGATGAAGGTCTCATCCATCTGGATAAACAG GATTCAGAGCTGCATTCGCTGGAAACTGACTTGGCTCTACAGCAGCAGATTTATGAGGCGGCTCGCAAACTCTCACTGGAGGAGAAACTCAGTAAACCGCAGAAGAAGAGCCGCCTGCAGCAGTgcaagagggaggagaagaaagtgaAGGACCTGCAGGAGGCCGTGATCCAGTCCAGGATCAAGAGCGAGTGCAACTCACCGTGCATCAGCATCGCAACCAGTCAAAACAAAG atgTGTGCATGTCTGATGACAGCTCCCTGTCTGATGTGGTGGCTCTGGATGAAG ACTTGGACTCGTCcagctccatctctcctcctgtGTTGGGCACCTCCTATCCCGACCCCCTCCATCTGTCAGCTAAGCCCCTGCAGTCATCAGGCCAGCTCAGTGTGGAGTACGAGCGCTCTCCCATTCAGAACTCTCCATGGAAGGAGACCAGTCTGGACCAGCCGTACCAGAAGATGACACAAGCTCAGTCCACgtgcagcagcaggtccag TAGTCCAGCACCGCCCCCGGTATCAACAGAGAGCTGCAGGATTCCTCTGTCTCAGTTCATCAAGAACTCGGCCCTGCGCCACAACAACTCCACCAGCGCCCCCTCCACCCCAGAGCTGCACATACGTCGCCAATACACCCAGTCCTTCAG ACTCGCCAAAAACAAGCCGCCTGCTGTCCCGGAGCGCCTCAGTTCAAACAGTCGAGGACGAGCCAAGCTCCCCCAGCTGCGCTGCCTGGCCGACCTGATGGTGCGTTCTCCAGAGTACTCCCCCCTGCGCCTGTGCCAGTCCAGCTCTGAGGACAGCAGCTcggagcactcgtcctcctcctaCATCAGCTCTCCTGGCATGGAGGGCCCCACTGAGATGCCAAAGCTCTGCCCGCCGCCTTACGGGTTCCACTTCGGAGCGCAGAAAAAAGGACCCTCCGGCTTCCCCGGCTCCCACAAGAACAACACCCAGTCTCCGCCTGGCACCAGCTTTGTCAAGGCCATGGCAGAAGACGGCCCCCTGTCCCCTCAAGACCTGGCCATTGGGAAGTGCTTCTTCTCCACTCCCCCTGTGGCGCGCCGTCCTCTGCAAAGACAGTGTCAAGACGGAGCGTCTTCCCCAAGGAGAATCCTGAAGCCCCCTCCGCCTTACACCAGGCTGGTGCGGGCGCCCTCTCTGAAGGAGTACCCCAACCACGCCATCAGGCTGATGCCCAGGGAGATTGTGTCGGAGGAGCTGAGGTCGTGGCATCAGAGGAATCAGCTGCAGAAGTTATGGCCGGACAGCTTGGATCAGCAGAGCTCCACCTTACCTCACCTGCATCCATTTAAACAG GGCTCGGGTAATGTGATTCTCCAGAGAGCTGCAGACGGGACCCCGCTCCAGTGGTTTGTGGCCGAGGACGCTGAGATCGTGAGCCAGGTGTAG